A genomic segment from Nicotiana tabacum cultivar K326 chromosome 7, ASM71507v2, whole genome shotgun sequence encodes:
- the LOC107809755 gene encoding auxin-induced protein 15A-like → MGRAFVGIANAKEKLRRTISPKNGSISTTTNDVPKGHFVVYVGETYRRFVVPISYLNHPLFQDLLHWAEEEFGYNHPMGGITIPCSEDYFISLISLLKSS, encoded by the coding sequence ATGGGAAGAGCTTTTGTTGGAATAGCTAATGCCAAAGAGAAGCTTAGACGAACAATTTCACCCAAAAATGGAAGCATTTCAACTACTACAAATGATGTTCCAAAGGGTCATTTCGTAGTTTATGTTGGTGAAACATATAGGAGATTTGTTGTTCCAATTTCTTACTTAAATCatcctttatttcaagatttgttGCATTGGGCTGAAGAAGAGTTCGGATACAATCATCCCATGGGAGGTATTACTATTCCATGCAGTGAAGATTACTTCATTAGTCTCATTTCTTTACTCAAGTCATCATAG
- the LOC107809754 gene encoding auxin-responsive protein SAUR22-like yields MGIGIRAMIRQAKNNVLVRSRKELAAEIIPKGHVAVYVGESHYKKHRRFVVPISYLEHPLFQELLRKAEDEYGFDHPMGGLTIPCSENTFLTITSHLNLISKCQ; encoded by the coding sequence ATGGGGATAGGTATAAGGGCAATGATTCGACAAGCTAAGAATAATGTTCTTGTCCGATCTAGAAAAGAGTTGGCTGCAGAAATAATACCCAAAGGACACGTGGCAGTATATGTAGGAGAGAGCCATTACAAGAAGCATAGGAGGTTTGTGGTTCCAATTTCATATTTGGAACATCCTTTATTTCAAGAATTGTTGAGGAAAGCAGAGGATGAATATGGATTTGATCATCCAATGGGTGGTCTTACTATCCCATGCAGTGAAAATACATTCCTCACTATCACTTCTCATTTGAATCTCATCAGTAAATGTCAATAG